The following are encoded in a window of Danio aesculapii chromosome 12, fDanAes4.1, whole genome shotgun sequence genomic DNA:
- the eif2ak1 gene encoding eukaryotic translation initiation factor 2-alpha kinase 1 isoform X2, giving the protein MDSKENDIVALIAKAIAEASDTDSNCEVLLAGKQYPSIQEFASAIPNQLLLGSLLEHLCFVYESDPTRSRMLFKVIGQRLAAMNLLSPLAISDEFSTVRLQHNRAFTELLHATSSSLFPQEHRYLSTESQSKRSKDTLFQAQTSRYLSEFEEIATLGKGSYGKVFRVTNKLDGQEYAVKKILIKKVTRDDCMKVLREVKVLSSLQHPNIVGYHTAWMEHVQPAVKDSNSLVSQTLPALDKPSERDGCTQEHTNSSNGSFIVFEHSERAEVKENKVALESISVKPSTSKVDTGQSVCPKNVRKPQNFVPCVFLGKPRSTLNKCPAANWDSSTLSEDDLSQNRLELNNNSYIDMDTPEWSEKLENKVQFHLMLYIQMQLCERSLKDWIQERNSRTTEGLSMSGDPCDSGDCEQALKILKKILEGVEYIHSCGIMHRDLKPRNIFLLGHECHVKIGDFGLACQNIIMDEHEQLPSSSQTGVNPDATHTSGVGTFVYAAPEQLEGSRYDSKSDMFSIGVIAFELFQPFGTEMERVHTLGELRQGKIPNTLSTNWPLLAKYIKLLTSPDPSMRPSAPQLLQSDLFSTSDMVIHSLKRKIDEQEEEIVQLRRRISELQISQNSIHNPGKT; this is encoded by the exons ATGGATTCGAAGGAAAATGATATTGTGGCCTTAATTGCCAAAGCCATTGCTGAAG CCTCGGATACAGACAGTAACTGTGAAGTGTTGCTGGCCGGAAAACAGTATCCATCGATCCAGGAATTTGCATCTGCCATTCCCAACCAACTTCTGCTGGGATCTCTACTGGAACACTTGTGCTTTGTCTATGAGAGTGATCCCACACGGTCACGCATGCTGTTTAAAG TGATAGGCCAGCGGTTAGCGGCTATGAACCTCCTGTCCCCACTGGCGATCAGTGATGAGTTCAGCACGGTCCGATTACAGCATAACAGGGCGTTCACAGAGCTCCTGCACGCCACAAGCTCATCCCTTTTTCCCCAG GAACATAGGTACTTGAGTACTGAAAGCCAAAGCAAAAG ATCCAAAGATACTCTTTTCCAAGCACAGACATCCCGGTACCTTAGTGAATTTGAAGAAATAGCAACACTGGGTAAAGGATCCTATGGCAAAGTGTTTAGG GTCACAAACAAGCTTGATGGTCAGGAATATGCAGTGAAAAAAATTCTAATCAAGAAAGTCACACGAGATGACTGTATGAAG GTTCTTAGAGAGGTTAAAGTGCTCTCCAGCCTTCAACATCCCAATATTGTTGGATATCACACTGCATGGATGGAACACGTTCAGCCTGCCGTGAAAG ATTCCAACTCCCTTGTTTCGCAAACACTTCCAGCATTAGATAAACCCTCAGAACGAGATGG GTGCACTCAAGAACACACCAACAGCAGCAATGGATCTTTCATTGTTTTTGAACATTCTGAACGAGCAGAAGTGAAAGAAAATAAGGTTGCACTAGAGAGCATCTCGGTAAAACCCTCAACTTCAAAAGTAGACACGGGACAGTCTGTTTGCCCTAAAAATGTCCGCAAGCCACAGAATTTTGTTCCATGTGTGTTTCTGGGAAAACCTCGCTCTACGTTAAACAAATGCCCTGCTGCTAATTGGGACAGCTCAACACTCTCAGAGGATGACCTCAGTCAGAACAGACTGGAACTGAACAATAACTCTTACATTGACATGGATACACCTGAATGGTCTGAAAAGCTGGAGAACAAG GTTCAGTTCCATTTGATGCTTTATATACAAATGCAGCTGTGTGAACGATCTTTGAAAGACTGGATACAAGAGAGAAATTCAAGGACCACGGAGGGACTCTCGATGTCAGGAG ATCCCTGTGATTCAGGTGACTGTGAACAGGCattaaagattttaaagaaaatacttGAAGGAGTGGAATACATTCATTCCTGTGGTATTATGCACAGAGACCTAAAG CCAAGAAATATTTTCCTTCTTGGACATGAGTGTCATGTGAAGATAGGGGATTTTGGATTGGCTTGCCAAAATATTATAATGGATGAACATGAGCAGTTGCCCTCCAGTTCCCAAACAGGTGTAAACCCAG ATGCTACTCACACCAGTGGAGTGGGAACGTTTGTTTACGCTGCCCCAGAGCAGCTTGAGGGCTCTCGCTATGATTCAAAG tCAGATATGTTCAGTATAGGAGTGATTGCCTTTGAGTTATTCCAGCCATTTGGGACCGAGATGGAGCGTGTTCACACACTTGGAGAACTACGACAGGGCAAAATCCCTAACACACTTTCCACAAACTGGCCACTTTTGGCCAAGTATATTAAACTACTGACCTCCCCTGATCCCTCAATGCGACCAAGTGCACCTCAGTTACTTCAGAGTGACCTCTTCAGCACCAGTGACatg GTGATCCACAGTTTAAAGCGCAAGATTGATGAACAAGAAGAAGAAATTGTTCAACTCAGGAGACGGATCAGTGAGCTACAGATCTCTCAGAATTCAATACACAATCCAGgaaaaacgtaa
- the eif2ak1 gene encoding eukaryotic translation initiation factor 2-alpha kinase 1 isoform X1, protein MFHRIETLIADESSSSSVVSNVNSRSLHFRRGLSTQERGSNIRGEMFSLTDTEDDVQFDTSDTDSNCEVLLAGKQYPSIQEFASAIPNQLLLGSLLEHLCFVYESDPTRSRMLFKVIGQRLAAMNLLSPLAISDEFSTVRLQHNRAFTELLHATSSSLFPQEHRYLSTESQSKRSKDTLFQAQTSRYLSEFEEIATLGKGSYGKVFRVTNKLDGQEYAVKKILIKKVTRDDCMKVLREVKVLSSLQHPNIVGYHTAWMEHVQPAVKDSNSLVSQTLPALDKPSERDGCTQEHTNSSNGSFIVFEHSERAEVKENKVALESISVKPSTSKVDTGQSVCPKNVRKPQNFVPCVFLGKPRSTLNKCPAANWDSSTLSEDDLSQNRLELNNNSYIDMDTPEWSEKLENKVQFHLMLYIQMQLCERSLKDWIQERNSRTTEGLSMSGDPCDSGDCEQALKILKKILEGVEYIHSCGIMHRDLKPRNIFLLGHECHVKIGDFGLACQNIIMDEHEQLPSSSQTGVNPDATHTSGVGTFVYAAPEQLEGSRYDSKSDMFSIGVIAFELFQPFGTEMERVHTLGELRQGKIPNTLSTNWPLLAKYIKLLTSPDPSMRPSAPQLLQSDLFSTSDMVIHSLKRKIDEQEEEIVQLRRRISELQISQNSIHNPGKT, encoded by the exons ATGTTTCACAGAATAGAGACTCTCATAGCAGACGAAAGTTCGAGTAGTAGTGTAGTTTCCAATGTTAACAGCCGTAGCCTTCATTTCCGACGGGGCCTTTCCACCCAAGAGAGAGGATCTAACATTAGAGGGGAAATGTTCAGCCTGACAGATACGGAGGACGACGTCCAATTTGACA CCTCGGATACAGACAGTAACTGTGAAGTGTTGCTGGCCGGAAAACAGTATCCATCGATCCAGGAATTTGCATCTGCCATTCCCAACCAACTTCTGCTGGGATCTCTACTGGAACACTTGTGCTTTGTCTATGAGAGTGATCCCACACGGTCACGCATGCTGTTTAAAG TGATAGGCCAGCGGTTAGCGGCTATGAACCTCCTGTCCCCACTGGCGATCAGTGATGAGTTCAGCACGGTCCGATTACAGCATAACAGGGCGTTCACAGAGCTCCTGCACGCCACAAGCTCATCCCTTTTTCCCCAG GAACATAGGTACTTGAGTACTGAAAGCCAAAGCAAAAG ATCCAAAGATACTCTTTTCCAAGCACAGACATCCCGGTACCTTAGTGAATTTGAAGAAATAGCAACACTGGGTAAAGGATCCTATGGCAAAGTGTTTAGG GTCACAAACAAGCTTGATGGTCAGGAATATGCAGTGAAAAAAATTCTAATCAAGAAAGTCACACGAGATGACTGTATGAAG GTTCTTAGAGAGGTTAAAGTGCTCTCCAGCCTTCAACATCCCAATATTGTTGGATATCACACTGCATGGATGGAACACGTTCAGCCTGCCGTGAAAG ATTCCAACTCCCTTGTTTCGCAAACACTTCCAGCATTAGATAAACCCTCAGAACGAGATGG GTGCACTCAAGAACACACCAACAGCAGCAATGGATCTTTCATTGTTTTTGAACATTCTGAACGAGCAGAAGTGAAAGAAAATAAGGTTGCACTAGAGAGCATCTCGGTAAAACCCTCAACTTCAAAAGTAGACACGGGACAGTCTGTTTGCCCTAAAAATGTCCGCAAGCCACAGAATTTTGTTCCATGTGTGTTTCTGGGAAAACCTCGCTCTACGTTAAACAAATGCCCTGCTGCTAATTGGGACAGCTCAACACTCTCAGAGGATGACCTCAGTCAGAACAGACTGGAACTGAACAATAACTCTTACATTGACATGGATACACCTGAATGGTCTGAAAAGCTGGAGAACAAG GTTCAGTTCCATTTGATGCTTTATATACAAATGCAGCTGTGTGAACGATCTTTGAAAGACTGGATACAAGAGAGAAATTCAAGGACCACGGAGGGACTCTCGATGTCAGGAG ATCCCTGTGATTCAGGTGACTGTGAACAGGCattaaagattttaaagaaaatacttGAAGGAGTGGAATACATTCATTCCTGTGGTATTATGCACAGAGACCTAAAG CCAAGAAATATTTTCCTTCTTGGACATGAGTGTCATGTGAAGATAGGGGATTTTGGATTGGCTTGCCAAAATATTATAATGGATGAACATGAGCAGTTGCCCTCCAGTTCCCAAACAGGTGTAAACCCAG ATGCTACTCACACCAGTGGAGTGGGAACGTTTGTTTACGCTGCCCCAGAGCAGCTTGAGGGCTCTCGCTATGATTCAAAG tCAGATATGTTCAGTATAGGAGTGATTGCCTTTGAGTTATTCCAGCCATTTGGGACCGAGATGGAGCGTGTTCACACACTTGGAGAACTACGACAGGGCAAAATCCCTAACACACTTTCCACAAACTGGCCACTTTTGGCCAAGTATATTAAACTACTGACCTCCCCTGATCCCTCAATGCGACCAAGTGCACCTCAGTTACTTCAGAGTGACCTCTTCAGCACCAGTGACatg GTGATCCACAGTTTAAAGCGCAAGATTGATGAACAAGAAGAAGAAATTGTTCAACTCAGGAGACGGATCAGTGAGCTACAGATCTCTCAGAATTCAATACACAATCCAGgaaaaacgtaa